In Stenotrophomonas sp. 610A2, one DNA window encodes the following:
- a CDS encoding TetR/AcrR family transcriptional regulator, translated as MQTPFANPAPIDARDERVFEAVRELLAEQGIRLSMDAVASAAGCSKQTLYSRYGCKRELLRQAMQLHVSTATAALSVREDKALHETVLDFAVGYLEHRNKPGARRTAQLIGASVHEFRDEAQFMYQGSSEALREHVAEWMHTEMQRGRLKHDDPQFLAELLISMIAGQDFERQRFHAPYRDDPQQRRRWAEFATDGFLRAFACEYETAAAPNKNNTRSSSR; from the coding sequence ATGCAGACCCCCTTTGCCAACCCCGCGCCAATCGACGCGCGTGACGAGCGCGTGTTCGAAGCCGTGCGCGAATTGCTGGCCGAGCAAGGCATACGCTTGAGTATGGACGCGGTCGCATCGGCGGCTGGCTGTTCCAAACAGACGCTCTACAGCCGCTATGGCTGCAAACGCGAGTTGTTGCGGCAGGCCATGCAGTTGCATGTCTCCACCGCGACCGCCGCGTTATCTGTACGTGAAGACAAAGCGCTGCACGAAACCGTGCTCGATTTTGCGGTCGGCTACCTTGAGCATCGCAACAAACCCGGCGCCCGCCGTACCGCACAGTTGATTGGTGCCAGCGTCCACGAGTTCCGCGACGAAGCACAGTTCATGTATCAGGGAAGCAGCGAAGCGCTGCGAGAACATGTGGCTGAATGGATGCACACCGAGATGCAGCGCGGGCGCCTCAAGCATGACGACCCGCAGTTCCTGGCCGAGCTGCTGATCAGCATGATTGCCGGCCAGGATTTTGAAAGACAGCGCTTTCACGCCCCCTACCGCGATGATCCACAACAGCGTCGCCGCTGGGCCGAATTTGCCACCGACGGCTTTCTACGCGCCTTTGCCTGCGAGTACGAAACCGCCGCAGCTCCAAATAAAAACAACACCCGGAGTTCCTCCCGATGA